One part of the Rutidosis leptorrhynchoides isolate AG116_Rl617_1_P2 chromosome 1, CSIRO_AGI_Rlap_v1, whole genome shotgun sequence genome encodes these proteins:
- the LOC139841043 gene encoding uncharacterized protein: protein MIRRGHSINNIRGLAINGGWSEDPSEIKEAVFNHYKEIFEDRTTSRPSLGDLSNPSLTVDEAERLEIPIGNEEILETISGCGNNKAPGPDGFNLRLRKVMHRLVGSEQSAFLKEGFILDGVLIANESLEYMKAHKKKRKWIMSCLSSASISILVNGSPTREFSMGRGVRQGDPLSPFLFILAAEGLNILTKAAVDRGLFKGV from the exons ATGATTAGAAGAGGGCATAGCATAAACAATATCCGGGGCCTTGCTATTAATGGAGGGTGGAGTGAGGATCCCTCTGAAATTAAAGAGGCggtttttaatcattataaggaaATTTTTGAGGATCGCACAACTTCTAGACCTAGTCTCGGTGACTTATCTAACCCTTCTTTGACGGTGGATGAAGCGGAGCGTCTGGAAATTCCAATTGGTAACGAGGAGATTCTGGAGACAATAAGTGGGTGTGGGAATAACAAAGCCCCCGGGCCGGACGGCTTTAATTTgag GTTACGGAAGGTTATGCATAGGCTCGTTGGTTCGGAACAAAGTGCTTTCTTAAAGGAAGGCTTCATTTTGGACGGCGTTCTTATAGCTAATGAATCTCTTGAGTATATGAAGGCGCACAAGAAAAAAAG GAAGTGGATCATGTCTTGCTTAAGTTCGGCTAGCATTTCTATCTTGGTAAATGGTTCCCCTACTCGTGAGTTCTCAATGGGTAGGGGTGTTCGTCAAGGTGATCCTTTGTCCCCTTTTTTGTTTATCCTTGCTGCGGAAGGACTTAACATCCTCACAAAAGCAGCGGTGGATCGAGGACTTTTCAAAGGAGTTTAA